From Ammospiza caudacuta isolate bAmmCau1 chromosome 15, bAmmCau1.pri, whole genome shotgun sequence, a single genomic window includes:
- the ARFGEF2 gene encoding brefeldin A-inhibited guanine nucleotide-exchange protein 2, translated as MQPPAHEQDARTKSMFVSRALEKILAEKEAKRPPHGQLRRACQVALDEIKSELEKQREGTAAPPKANFIEADKYFLPFELACQSKSPRIVSTSLDCLQKLIAYGHITGNAPDSGAPGKRLIDRIVETICNCFQGPQTDEGVQLQIIKALLTAVTSPYIEIHEGTILQTVRTCYNIYLASKNLINQTTAKATLTQMLNVIFTRMENQALQESREAERTQKPQSPAVAGPRSPRPGQRQHGSWGGRAGTALANGEPGRGEPGRGETGDGEPGRGEPGGGEPGRGEPGGGEPGRGEPSDGEPGRGEPGDGEPGRGEPGRREPGRGEPSDGEPGRGEPGHGEPGDGEPGRGEPGRGELQQAPTMLAAEETIDGGKEMVQGILEDVVDSAVKVAEEKQVTEPGEALPALETADTLLSGSSNENVQTNGIPDDGQSVSSTDNLETDVSGHQAAARFSHVLQKDAFLVFRSLCKLSMKPLGEGPPDPKSHELRSKVVSLQLLLSVLQNAGLVFRTHEMFINAIKQYLCVALSKNGVSSVPDVFELSLAIFLTLLSNFKTHLKMQIEVFFKEIFLNILETSSSSFEHKWMVIQTLTRICADAQCVVDIYVNYDCDLNAANIFERLVNDLSKIAQGRSGHELGMTPLQELSLRKKGLECLVSILKCMVEWSKDLYVNPNHQTSLGSYKPSEQEMAEGRCLDTGGRRSSVSSLDSTVSSGVGSVGTQTAVPDDPEQFEVIKQQKEIIEHGIELFNKKPKRGIQYLQEQGMLGTTTEDLAQFLHQEERLCSTQVGEFLGESSKFNKEVMYAYVDQLDFCGKDFVSALRIFLEGFRLPGEAQKIDRLMEKFAARYIECNQRQTLFASADTAYVLAYSIIMLTTDLHSPQVKNKMTKEQYIKMNRGINDSKDLPEEYLSTIYEEIEGKKIAMKETKEYAISTKCSKPSVANEKQRRLLYNLEMEQMAKTAKALMEAVSHAKAPFTSATHLDHVRPMFKLVWTPLLAAYSVGLQNCDDPEVASLCLEGIRCAIRIACIFGMQLERDAYVQALARFSLLTASSSITEMKQKNIDTIKTLITVAHTDGNYLGNSWHEILKCISQLELAQLIGTGVKTRYLSGSGREKEGSVKSYASAGEEFMSLGFGNLVGSGADKRHMASIQESVGETSSQSVVVAVDRIFTGSTRLDGNAIVDFVRWLCAVSMDELASPHHPRMFSLQKIVEISYYNMNRIRLQWSRIWHVIGDHFNKVGCNPNEDVAIFAVDSLRQLSMKFLEKGELANFRFQKDFLRPFEHIMKKNRSPTIRDMVIRCIAQMVNSQAGNIRSGWKNIFAVFHQAASDHDGNIVELAFQTTAHIVTNIFQQHFPAAIDSFQDAVKCLSEFACNVAFPDTSMEAIRLIRYCAKYVSERPQVLREYTSDDMNVAPGDRVWVRGWFPILFELSCIINRCKLDVRTRGLTVMFEIMKSYGHTFEKHWWQDLFRIVFRIFDNMKLPEQQTEKSEWMTTTCNHALYAICDVFTQFYEALHEILLPDILAQLHWCVKQDNEQLARSGTNCLENLVILNGQKFSPEVWGQTCNCMLEIFKTTIPHVLLTWKPVGMEEDSSEKHLDLDLDHQSLSSMDKNASERGQSQYSNPTDESWKGGPYTNQKLFAGLLIKCVVQLELIQTIDNIVFYPATSKKEDAEHMAAAQRDTLDAVIHIDTEDQGMYKYMSSHHLFKLLDCLQESHSFSKAFNSNYEQRTVLWRAGFKGKSKPNLLKQETSSLACCLRILFRMYVDESRREAWDAVQRRLLSVCSEALAYFITVNSESHREAWTNLLLLLLTKTLKISDDKFRAHASAYYPYLCEIMQFDLIPELRAVLRKFFLRIGLVFNICVTGEQARTAGTSLPSW; from the exons GCTCTTCTCACTGCAGTAACATCTCCATATATAGAAATTCATGAAGGAACAATTCTTCAAACTGTTAGAACCTGCTACAACATCTATCTAGCCAGTAAAAATCTTATTAACCAGACAACTGCCAAAGCTACCCTTACACAGAtgttaaatgtaatttttacaCGGATGGAAAACCAAGCT TTGCAGGAGTCCAGAGAAGCAGAGCGAACGCAGAAGCCGCAGTCCCCCGCAGTGGCGGGGCCGCGGTCCCCGAGGCCGGGGCAGCGGCAGCACGGCTcctggggaggcagagctggcaccgCGCTGGCCAACGGGGAGCCCGGCCGCGGGGAGCCCGGCCGCGGGGAGACCGGCGATGGAGAGCCCGGCCGCGGGGAGCCAGGTGGTGGAGAGCCCGGCCGCGGGGAGCCAGGCGGTGGAGAGCCCGGCCGCGGGGAGCCCAGCGATGGAGAGCCCGGCCGCGGGGAGCCCGGCGATGGAGAGCCCGGCCGCGGGGAGCCCGGCCGCAGGGAGCCCGGCCGCGGGGAGCCCAGCGATGGAGAGCCCGGCCGCGGGGAGCCCGGCCATGGGGAGCCCGGCGATGGGGAGCCCGGCCGCGGGGAGCCCGGCCGcggggagctgcagcaggccCCCACCATGCTGGCGGCAG AGGAAACGATTGATGGAGGAAAGGAAATGGTTCAAGGCATCTTGGAAGATGTGGTGGATTCAGCTGTGAAAG TGGCTGAAGAAAAGCAGGTAACAGAACCTGGCGAGGCTCTGCCTGCATTAGAGACTGCGGATACTCTTCTTTCTGGCTCTAGCAATGAAAATGTACAAACAAATGGGATTCCAGATGATGGGCAGTCTGTTTCCTCCACTGATAATCTG GAAACAGATGTATCTGGACATCAAGCTGCTGCCAGATTTTCCCATGTTCTACAAAAGGATGCCTTCCTTGTGTTCAGGTCATTGTGCAAGCTCTCCATGAAACCACTGGGGGAAGGACCACCAGATCCCAA ATCACATGAATTGCGTTCCAAGGTTGTGTCTCTCCAGCTGCTTCTCTCAGTGCTGCAGAATGCTGGTCTGGTTTTCAGGACACATGAAATGTTCATCAATGCAATCAAGCAATATCTTTGTGTAGCATTGTCTAAAAATGGAGTCTCTTCTGTTCCTGATGTGTTTGAGCTCTCTCTTGCCATCTTCCTCACACTGCTTTCTAATTTTAAGAcccatttaaaaatgcagattgAG GTGTTCTTCAAAGAGATCTTCCTGAATATTCTAGAGACTTCTTCAAGTTCCTTTGAACACAAGTGGATGGTGATTCAGACTTTAACTAGAATTTGTGCAG atgCCCAGTGTGTAGTGGATATTTATGTAAACTATGATTGTGATTTAAATGCTGCTAATATATTTGAACGTCTTGTAAATGATTTATCCAAAATTGCACAGGGACGAAGTGGGCATGAATTGGGAATGACACCTTTACAG GAACTAagcctgaggaaaaaaggaCTTGAATGTTtggtttctattttaaaatgtatggTAGAATGGAGCAAAGACCTTTATGTGAACCCCAATCATCAGACTAGCTTGG GTTCATATAAACCATCTGAACAGGAAATGGCTGAAGGTAGATGCCTGGACACTGGAGGGAGACGGAGTAGTGTCAGTTCCTTGGACTCCACTGTATCATCAGGAGTCGGAAGTGTTGGTACCCAGACTGCTGTCCCAGATGATCCAGAGCAATTTGAAGTCATCAAGcaacaaaaggaaataattgaACATGGGATAGAACT GTTTAATAAAAAGCCAAAGAGAGGAATACAGTATCtacaggagcagggaatgcttGGCACTACAACAGAGGACCTGGCACAATTCTTGCACCAAGAGGAACGCCTCTGCTCT ACTCAAGTAGGGGAATTTCTTGGGGAAAGCAGCAAGTTTAACAAGGAAGTGATGTATGCCTATGTAGACCAGCTTGACTTCTGTGGAAAAGACTTTGTCTCTGCTCTGCGTATATTTCTGGAAGGTTTCCGTCTGCCAGGTGAAGCCCAGAAGATTGATAGATTAATGGAGAAGTTTGCTGCTAGATATATTGAATGCAACCAACG gcAAACACTATTTGCTAGTGCAGACACTGCCTATGTTTTGGCATACTCCATTATAATGCTGACTACAGACTTGCACAGTCCACAg gtaaaaaataaaatgacaaaGGAGCAATACATTAAAATGAATCGAGGAATCAATGACAGTAAAGACCTGCCAGAAGAGTATTTATCCACAATCTAtgaagaaatagaaggaaagaaaattgcaATGAAAGAGACAAAAGAATATGCAATTTCAACCAAGTGTAGTAAACCAA GTGTAGCTAATGAGAAGCAGCGGAGGTTGTTGTACAACTTGGAAATGGAACAAATGGCAAAGACAGCCAAAGCCCTCATGGAGGCGGTGAGCCATGCAAAGGCACCTTTCACCAGTGCCACTCACCTGGATCATGTCAGACCCATGTTCAAA CTTGTCTGGACTCCACTGCTGGCAGCTTACAGTGTTGGCTTGCAGAACTGTGATGACCCAGAAGTTGCGTCGCTGTGTTTGGAAGGAATCCGCTGTGCCATCAGAATAGCCTGTATCTTTGGAATGCAG CTTGAACGAGACGCTTATGTACAGGCCCTTGCTCGTTTTTCCTTGTTGACTGCCAGTTCCAGCATTacagaaatgaaacagaagaaCATTGATACCATTAAGACACTCATTACAGTTGCTCACACAGATGGCAACTATCTTGGCAATTCTTGGCATGAG ATCTTGAAATGTATTAGCCAGCTGGAACTGGCACAGCTCATAGGAACTGGCGTGAAAACTCGGTATTTGTCTGGCTCTGGGCGTGAGAAGGAAGGCAGCGTTAAGAGTTATGCCTCTGCAGGAGAAGAGTTTATGAGCCTGGGATTCG GGAACCTCGTTGGGAGTGGGGCTGACAAACGGCACATGGCGAGCATCCAGGAGTCTGTGGGAGAGACCAGCTCGCAGAGTGTGGTGGTGGCAGTAGACAG GATATTCACGGGCTCCACGAGGCTGGACGGGAATGCCATAG TTGACTTTGTGCGGTGGCTGTGCGCTGTGTCCATGGACGAGCTGGCGTCGCCGCACCACCCGCGCAtgttcagcctgcagaagatCGTGGAGATCTCCTATTACAACATGAACCGCATCAGGCTGCAGTGGTCGAGGATTTGGCATGTGATTGGAGATCATTTCAATAAG GTTGGGTGTAACCCTAATGAAGATGTTGCCATCTTTGCTGTAGACTCATTAAGGCAGCTGTCAATGAAATTTCTGGAGAAGGGAGAGTTAGCCAACTTCCGCTTCCAGAAAGACTTCCTAAGGCCTTTTGAGCATATTATGAAGAAAAACAG atctcCGACTATTCGAGACATGGTAATCCGCTGTATTGCTCAGATGGTGAACTCTCAAGCCGGTAACATTCGTTCTggctggaaaaatatttttgctgtctTTCATCAAGCAGCATCAGACCACGATGGGAATATTGTAGAGCTGGCCTTTCAGACTACAGCACACATAGTTA caaatatttttcagcagcattttccagcaGCAATTGACTCATTTCAAGATGCAGTAAAATGCCTCTCTGAGTTTGCCTGTAATGTTGCCTTCCCGGACACCAGCATGGAAGCCATCAGGCTTATTCGCTATTGTGCAAAATATGTCTCAGAAAGACCACAG GTATTAAGAGAATACACAAGTGATGACATGAATGTGGCTCCTGGGGACAGAGTGTGGGTTAGAGGATGGTTTCCTATTTTGTTTGAACTTTCATGTATCATCAATCGTTGCAAGTTAGATGTTCGTACAAG AGGCTTAACAGTGATGTTTGAAATCATGAAGAGTTACGGGCATACCTTTGAAAAGCACTGGTGGCAAGACCTGTTTAGAATTGTGTTTCGGATTTTTGATAATATGAAACTCCCTGAGCAACAAACGgag AAATCAGAGTGGATGACCACGACCTGCAACCACGCCCTTTATGCCATCTGTGATGTGTTCACACAGTTCTATGAAGCTTTGCATGAGATCCTTCTTCCTGACATACTTGCACAGTTACACTGGTGTGTAAAACAAG ATAATGAGCAGTTGGCACGATCAGGTACAAACTGCCTAGAAAACCTGGTAATACTCAATGGACAGAAATTCAGCCCCGAAGTCTGGGGCCAGACATGCAACTGTATGCTAGAAATCTTCAAAACAACTATTCCTCATGT CTTGCTGACATGGAAGCCTGTAGGAATGGAGGAAGATTCATCTGAAAAACACTTG GATTTGGACCTAGATCACCAGTCTTTAAGCAGCATGGATAAAAATGCTTCTGAAAGAGGACAAAGCCAATATTCAAATCCAACAGATGAGAGCTGGAAAGGTGGTCCTTACACAA ACCAGAAACTATTTGCTGGCCTCCTGATCAAGTGTGTGGTACAGCTGGAGTTGATACAGACCATTGACAACATAGTGTTCTATCCAGCAACAAGCAAGAAGGAAGATGCtgagcacatggctgcagcTCAG CGAGACACATTGGATGCAGTTATCCACATTGACACAGAAGACCAAGGAATGTATAAATACATGTCTTCACATCACCTTTTTAAGTTACTGGATTGTCTGCAAGAGTCTCACTCATTTTCAAAAGCCTTTAATTCAAATTATGAGCAACGAACTGTGTTGTGGAGAGCAG GGTTCAAGGGTAAATCAAAACCCAATCTCCTAAAACAAGAGACCAGCAGCCTGGCATGCTGCCTGAGGATCCTGTTCCGGATGTATGTGGACGAGAGCCGGCGGGAGGCCTGGGACGCGGTGCAGAGGCGGCTGCTCAG tgtgtgcagtgaAGCCCTGGCGTATTTTATCACTGTCAACTCGGAAAGCCACAGAGAAGCCTGGACCAATCTCCTGCTGTTGCTTTTAACAAAAACACTAAAAATCAGTGATGATAAG TTCAGGGCGCACGCTTCCGCCTATTACCCGTACCTGTGTGAGATCATGCAGTTCGACCTGATCCCCGAGCTGCGGGCGGTGCTGCGCAAGTTCTTCCTGCGCATCGGGCTGGTGTTCAACATCTGCGTCACGGGCGAGCAGGCACGCACAGCTGGCACGAGCCTGCCTTCCTGGTAG